The following proteins are encoded in a genomic region of Haloarcula marina:
- a CDS encoding methyl-accepting chemotaxis protein, with amino-acid sequence MNSDSLLPDAIRRSYLRKFALAVAVIAVVVTSAGLVAQSAIATELTEQRNSELATTTEQEAQSMSDWLERQTRTTRLLSNHYYVAGATATRAQGTFSYAQRRLNGSVHAINYVSASTNHIERSTVDSYRNQTLGDFGVAWLRGMLVFENADDVARSRVFRHDDHFYIAFASTVPESNYHTVIFYNVSQRSEQFSHSIEGSETVVVESASGRNEIVFADNESRIFKRYDGETKSAAIAETANGTGGIVEADGQLLSYAPVAGTNWAVVKEAPTANAYALRNRVQRDLFALIGLALVGVVAFGAFVGRDIRRSLTRVTERAEALADGRLDDGAESSDRLDEIGQVERAFTDIQSYLGTVADQADALAQQEFDDPVLDEDVPGRLGESLSAMQTELERFITEIEDAKADAEAAQREAEQLADSLEREAEEFSAVMREAADGDLSQRLDTGTDTDAMREIAQAFNDMLAQLGQTVVHIREFAADVDGSADQITASATEVRSASEEVSTSVQEIASGADRQHENLQQAADEMSNLSATIEEVAAQADQVAGTADEAARIGETGSERASEAMSVMSDIEERADETIDRVEALDEEMAHIGEVVDLIDDIAEQTNMLALNASIEAARAGEAGEGFAVVADEIKSLAAETSDATDEVSAVITDVQDSTDEAVTDIQQMGDSVTDGIDTVDDAIESLEHIVDRVDAVNDGIQSINDATDEQASATEETVAMVDEVGSISEETASQAESVAAAAEQQTATINEVTTSIESLSGQATNLRELLTQFDVQTGQSFDGDTDVYDPDVGDAPLPEQDD; translated from the coding sequence ATGAACAGCGACTCACTCCTTCCAGACGCCATCCGTCGGAGCTACCTTCGGAAGTTCGCGCTCGCCGTGGCCGTCATCGCCGTCGTGGTCACGAGCGCGGGACTGGTAGCACAAAGCGCGATTGCGACGGAACTCACAGAACAGCGGAACAGCGAACTCGCCACGACCACCGAACAGGAGGCCCAGTCGATGTCCGACTGGCTGGAACGGCAGACGCGGACGACCCGACTGCTCTCGAATCACTACTACGTCGCGGGCGCGACGGCGACGCGCGCGCAGGGGACCTTCTCGTACGCACAGCGTCGCCTCAACGGGTCGGTGCACGCCATCAACTACGTTTCGGCGTCGACCAATCACATCGAGCGGAGCACCGTCGACAGCTACCGTAACCAGACGCTGGGCGACTTCGGTGTCGCGTGGCTCCGTGGGATGCTCGTCTTCGAGAACGCCGACGACGTGGCTCGGTCCCGCGTGTTCCGACACGACGACCACTTCTACATCGCCTTCGCGAGCACGGTCCCGGAGAGCAACTACCACACGGTCATCTTCTACAACGTCAGCCAACGCTCCGAACAGTTCAGCCACTCCATCGAGGGGAGCGAGACCGTCGTCGTCGAGTCCGCCAGCGGACGCAACGAAATCGTCTTCGCGGACAACGAGTCGCGCATCTTCAAGCGCTACGATGGCGAGACGAAGTCCGCCGCCATCGCCGAGACGGCGAACGGAACCGGCGGCATCGTCGAAGCCGACGGGCAACTCCTCAGCTACGCCCCCGTCGCGGGGACCAACTGGGCCGTCGTGAAGGAGGCCCCGACGGCGAACGCCTACGCACTCCGCAACCGGGTCCAGCGGGACCTGTTCGCGCTCATCGGACTTGCGCTCGTCGGCGTCGTCGCCTTCGGTGCGTTCGTCGGCCGAGACATCCGCCGGTCGCTGACGCGGGTCACGGAGCGGGCCGAAGCGCTCGCAGACGGGCGTCTCGACGACGGCGCCGAGTCGAGCGACCGCCTCGACGAAATCGGGCAGGTCGAGCGCGCGTTCACCGACATCCAGTCGTATCTGGGAACCGTCGCCGACCAAGCGGACGCCCTCGCCCAACAGGAGTTCGACGACCCCGTCTTGGACGAGGACGTGCCGGGCCGCCTCGGCGAATCCCTCTCGGCCATGCAGACCGAGCTCGAACGGTTCATCACCGAAATCGAGGACGCGAAGGCCGACGCCGAGGCCGCCCAGCGCGAGGCCGAACAGCTGGCCGACTCGCTGGAACGAGAGGCCGAAGAGTTCTCGGCGGTGATGCGCGAGGCCGCCGACGGCGACCTCAGTCAGCGTCTCGACACCGGCACGGACACCGACGCGATGCGAGAAATCGCACAGGCGTTCAACGACATGCTCGCTCAACTCGGCCAGACCGTCGTCCACATCCGCGAGTTCGCCGCCGACGTCGACGGCTCCGCCGACCAGATTACCGCGAGCGCCACCGAAGTTCGGAGCGCCAGCGAGGAGGTCAGCACGTCGGTGCAAGAAATCGCCTCTGGCGCGGACCGCCAGCACGAGAACCTCCAGCAGGCCGCCGACGAGATGTCGAACCTCTCGGCGACCATCGAGGAAGTGGCCGCGCAAGCCGACCAAGTGGCCGGGACCGCAGACGAGGCCGCGCGCATCGGCGAGACGGGCAGCGAACGGGCCAGCGAGGCCATGTCCGTGATGAGCGACATCGAGGAACGGGCCGACGAGACCATCGACCGCGTCGAGGCGCTCGACGAGGAGATGGCCCACATCGGCGAGGTGGTCGACCTCATCGACGACATCGCCGAGCAGACCAACATGCTCGCCTTGAACGCCTCCATCGAGGCCGCGCGCGCTGGCGAGGCCGGTGAGGGCTTCGCCGTCGTCGCCGACGAGATCAAGTCGCTGGCCGCGGAGACCAGCGACGCCACCGACGAGGTGTCGGCGGTCATCACCGATGTGCAGGATTCGACGGACGAAGCGGTGACCGACATCCAGCAGATGGGCGACAGCGTCACCGACGGTATCGACACCGTCGACGACGCCATCGAGTCCTTAGAGCACATCGTCGACCGCGTCGACGCCGTCAACGACGGCATCCAGTCCATCAACGACGCGACCGACGAACAGGCCAGCGCCACCGAGGAGACGGTCGCGATGGTCGACGAAGTCGGCTCTATCAGCGAGGAGACCGCCAGCCAAGCCGAGAGCGTCGCCGCCGCCGCCGAGCAACAGACCGCCACCATCAACGAGGTGACCACGAGCATCGAGTCGCTGTCCGGACAGGCGACGAACCTGCGCGAACTGCTCACGCAGTTCGACGTGCAGACCGGCCAATCGTTCGACGGCGACACGGACGTGTACGACCCCGACGTGGGCGACGCGCCGCTGCCGGAGCAAGACGACTGA